From Topomyia yanbarensis strain Yona2022 chromosome 1, ASM3024719v1, whole genome shotgun sequence, one genomic window encodes:
- the LOC131677697 gene encoding probable salivary secreted peptide → MKFLVLAAVLISLGALVVSQSHNYAWGYRGPYDVMLNRTIAIKSSSMLQVKTMDLVYPLKGQLGRNITAINITDQYINGKGGYASLLSGGVGFNQTKIHLKSQRGNGFNFIVEIYGR, encoded by the exons ATGAAGTTCCTGGTTCTAGCTGCTGTTTTGATCTCACTTGGTGCTCTGGTCGTTAGTCAGAGTCACAACTACGCTTGGGGATACCGAGGACCGTACGATGTGATGTTGAACCGTACGATTGCCATCAAGTCATCCTCGATGCTGCAGGTCAAAACCATGGATCTAGTTTATCCGCTGAAG GGTCAGCTGGGTCGTAACATTACGGCCATAAACATCACGGATCAGTATATCAACGGTAAGGGTGGGTACGCGAGTCTGCTGTCCGGTGGCGTCGGCTTCAATCAAACAAAGATTCATTTGAAATCACAGCGGGGTAACGGTTTCAACTTTATCGTGGAAATTTATGGCCGCTAA
- the LOC131695565 gene encoding lipase 3-like produces MNSLHWTRLHPCLLLLSIVWCANKIPVENSIIRYSYPVEVHKVTTTDGYILSLVRIPKDGRQPILLVHGLMCSSAEWTVLGNQSLPLRLSEANYDVWLANARGNTFSRRHSKISASSKKFWTFSWHEIGMYDLPAVIDRILEVTGFPSVHYVGHSQGCTAFCVMSSSLPEYDRKIKTGHLMAPAVMMYHTYSPPIRVLIPRVKELKMLAGFLGIWELLSRSDDSFIGATMTAIQESTPPETFLSIANAISGMRPAQLSQSLTKRIMETMPAGSALMQFEHYGQVIASGRFQQFDYGAAENWLRYNATKPPSYKLEKIRAPLALYYSDNDWLVALKDIQQLKNRLKNVIFDYHVEGPQFNHIDFMFDKEASKIYDEIIRIVKESDSG; encoded by the exons ATGAACAGCCTACATTGGACACGTTTGCATCCATGCCTGTTGCTGCTCTCTATCGTTTGGTGTGCCAACAAAATTCCCGTT GAAAACTCAATCATCCGCTACAGCTATCCGGTGGAAGTTCACAAGGTCACCACAACCGACGGTTACATTTTGAGCCTGGTTCGAATACCAAAAGATGGCCGTCAACCGATTCTCCTGGTGCATGGCCTGATGTGTTCGTCAGCCGAATGGACCGTGTTGGGGAATCAATCGCTGCCTTTGCGTCTATCCGAAGCaaactacgatgtttggttAGCGAATGCCAGAGGGAACACGTTTTCTCGTCGCCATTCAAAAATCAGCGCATCGAGTAAAAAATTTTGGACCTTTAGCTGGCATGAAATAGGAATGTACGATCTACCGGCAGTGATAGATCGAATTCTGGAGGTAACTGGTTTTCCATCTGTGCATTACGTCGGGCATTCACAGGGATGCACGGCGTTCTGTGTGATGAGTTCCAGCCTCCCGGAGTACGATCGTAAGATCAAAACTGGTCACTTGATGGCGCCGGCAGTCATGATGTATCACACGTACTCGCCACCGATTCGGGTACTGATTCCAAGGGTTAAAGAGCTCAAA ATGCTAGCTGGATTTCTGGGCATATGGGAACTCCTCAGTCGGTCTGACGATTCCTTTATTGGAGCAACGATGACGGCCATACAGGAATCTACACCACCCGAAACATTTTTGTCCATTGCAAACGCCATATCGGGCATGCGTCCGGCGCAACTTAGCCAATCGTTAACCAAACGAATAATGGAAACAATGCCGGCGGGGTCAGCCCTGATGCAGTTCGAACATTACGGCCAAGTGATCGCATCCGGTAGGTTTCAACAGTTTGACTACGGTGCAGCGGAAAACTGGCTGCGGTACAACGCGACAAAACCTCCCAGCTATAAGCTGGAAAAGATTCGAGCTCCGTTGGCGCTTTACTACAGTGATAACGATTGGTTGGTAGCGCTGAAAGATATCCAGCAACTGAAGAACAGGCTCAAGAATGTAATCTTTGATTATCACGTCGAAGGACCGCAGTTTAATCATATAGACTTTATGTTTGATAAGGAAGCTTCTAAGATATACGATGAAATAATACGAATAGTGAAGGAAAGTGATTCGGGGTAG